A window of Candidatus Vicinibacter proximus contains these coding sequences:
- a CDS encoding sigma-70 family RNA polymerase sigma factor gives MNLRRVACFLYIWNKFPPITMLPPKVNFEELDGNTIISLMAQGNMQILDQVYDAYKPAYLNWARRQFSSINQQDLLDSWHDAVIAFYEQVIARKLVSLSCALKTYLFTIGYRSLLRKHKKVKEIIEDTEIDKHFLEASVNLFFEEEDPFLEQKSILLKAINELPAQSQQVLMLRFIDGKSLKDISEIVHYNSLNVLSATISRSLKLLKSKIHDKLEIKKHEGN, from the coding sequence ATGAATTTACGAAGGGTAGCTTGTTTTTTATATATTTGGAACAAATTTCCACCGATTACTATGTTGCCACCAAAAGTAAATTTTGAGGAATTAGATGGGAATACCATTATTTCCTTAATGGCACAGGGAAATATGCAAATTTTAGATCAGGTATATGACGCCTATAAACCGGCTTATCTTAATTGGGCCAGGAGACAATTCTCGTCCATCAATCAACAGGATTTGTTGGATAGTTGGCATGATGCAGTAATTGCATTTTATGAACAAGTCATTGCTCGTAAGCTGGTTAGTCTAAGTTGTGCTTTGAAGACTTACTTATTTACTATAGGGTACCGATCATTGTTGAGAAAGCATAAAAAAGTTAAGGAAATAATTGAGGATACAGAAATAGATAAGCATTTCCTGGAGGCTTCTGTTAATTTGTTTTTTGAGGAGGAAGATCCCTTTCTTGAGCAAAAATCCATACTTCTAAAAGCAATTAATGAATTGCCAGCCCAAAGTCAACAGGTTTTGATGTTAAGATTTATCGATGGAAAATCATTAAAGGACATATCGGAAATTGTACATTACAATTCTTTAAATGTTTTGAGTGCAACCATATCCAGGAGTTTGAAGCTATTAAAGAGTAAGATTCATGACAAATTGGAAATAAAAAAGCATGAAGGAAATTGA
- a CDS encoding tetratricopeptide repeat protein — protein MKEIDQEWIEAYLAGELTDKQRAILESRMAEDAVLRQEVEDYKLSIQALRLKRREELKERFKNRDQVNAKVFPWKLIVLAILLICVLFWVWNNQNGSPPILHEVEQLSDSTSIREDLNVPADTLKNIPNPTENEAKKIIPAPVKKLKPSANKLKQQPIAANGYTHEELFAMNFKPYKDETMNLNLRGNEPLSAYDQFIKFYWDGKYQEVILSFNQLNTALQNNDNVLFIKSNALMYNGEIDQAKQLLESIIRRNRTRYSIEARWNLGLCYLRTNDLTKAKEQFRVVKSFDQTRYKMSVEKLLRQF, from the coding sequence ATGAAGGAAATTGATCAGGAATGGATTGAAGCTTATCTGGCAGGGGAACTGACTGATAAACAAAGAGCTATTTTGGAATCCAGGATGGCAGAAGATGCTGTCTTAAGACAGGAAGTTGAAGATTATAAATTGAGTATACAAGCCTTGCGTCTCAAAAGAAGGGAGGAGTTGAAGGAGCGTTTTAAGAATAGAGATCAGGTAAATGCAAAAGTTTTTCCCTGGAAATTAATTGTCTTGGCCATTTTACTTATATGTGTTCTGTTTTGGGTATGGAATAATCAAAATGGAAGTCCTCCAATATTGCATGAGGTAGAGCAATTAAGCGATTCAACCTCCATAAGAGAAGATTTAAATGTTCCGGCAGATACGCTTAAGAACATTCCAAACCCAACAGAGAATGAAGCGAAGAAAATTATCCCAGCTCCGGTAAAAAAATTAAAACCCTCTGCTAATAAATTAAAACAACAACCCATAGCTGCCAACGGTTACACCCATGAGGAATTATTTGCAATGAATTTTAAGCCATACAAGGATGAAACAATGAATTTAAACTTACGGGGAAATGAACCATTAAGTGCTTATGATCAATTCATAAAATTCTATTGGGATGGAAAGTATCAGGAAGTTATTCTTTCGTTTAATCAATTGAATACTGCTTTGCAAAATAATGACAACGTGCTTTTTATAAAGTCAAATGCTTTAATGTACAATGGAGAAATTGATCAGGCCAAGCAGTTGCTCGAAAGTATTATTAGACGCAACAGGACAAGATATTCGATTGAGGCCAGATGGAATCTTGGATTATGTTATTTGAGAACCAATGATTTGACAAAAGCCAAAGAACAATTTAGGGTGGTAAAATCTTTTGATCAGACAAGATATAAAATGTCTGTTGAAAAATTATTGCGACAATTCTGA
- a CDS encoding tetratricopeptide repeat protein produces the protein MNNFIRINRSEHRSLKIDFSKLKCICIIIIIWRPFLVFSQSVDSIAIKEIDSLIQVSQKFNSKDNFVKALEVNSLSEKIALEKFGRESVSYGKICHNKGRILNSKGDYLQAESAYLEAKFIRALVLGEEHPEYLGTLINLATLYSKLSRFDEAEALFLTSKSSFEKNVKNLEHPFYKNCIINLGNLYLKLGKFSSCEVLFLQSKAISEKKFGKKHADYGQALLNLAVLYNKVGEYNKAESLYLETKLIYEGLMDKEDPKLLKLLNNIGRLYFDLFQYDKAEIFYTELKVIYEKAHIRDSIEYATYLDNHAILYFMLGHYDKAETFYLKSINITENILGKYNPNYLSCQNNLAILYQTIGQYSKAEYHYIESKEIREKVFGNKHFEYAASLNNMSSFYCEIGKYDKAELLCLEAKSIIEISLGSDHPEYANVLSSLANLYMNIGKYDKVEGLLLEAKEIYEKSLGRNHDSYLRCLWNLGKFYGLQCKFSVLDHLFTELGTLYQARMTKMVSFLSEIELNKVSTDFRIINDNLNSLLRAKMTVEDLSQGSMLDDLAYDYTLFSKGFLLNAAMRLNNLSNTSVECTEGRLQLKNCLRLLNAEYSKPIFERKGVLELEEQSNNLEKKLINNVSGYGEIFRQVKWQEVQSVLKWNEISI, from the coding sequence ATGAATAATTTCATAAGAATCAATCGGTCTGAACATCGTTCTTTAAAGATTGATTTTAGCAAGTTGAAATGCATTTGCATCATCATAATAATTTGGAGACCTTTTCTAGTATTTTCACAAAGTGTAGATTCCATCGCCATTAAGGAGATTGATAGTTTGATTCAGGTGTCACAAAAATTTAATTCAAAAGATAATTTTGTCAAAGCACTTGAAGTTAATTCACTCTCTGAAAAAATTGCTTTGGAAAAGTTTGGACGAGAATCAGTTTCATATGGTAAGATTTGCCATAACAAGGGAAGAATATTGAATTCTAAAGGGGATTACTTACAAGCTGAAAGCGCATACTTGGAAGCAAAATTCATCAGGGCATTGGTTTTAGGAGAAGAACACCCTGAGTATTTGGGGACATTAATCAACCTTGCAACTTTGTATAGTAAATTGTCGAGATTTGATGAAGCTGAAGCACTATTTTTAACTTCTAAATCTAGTTTTGAAAAAAATGTTAAAAATTTAGAGCATCCTTTTTATAAAAATTGTATTATTAATTTGGGTAATTTGTATTTAAAATTGGGTAAATTTAGCAGTTGTGAGGTACTATTTTTACAATCGAAAGCAATAAGTGAAAAAAAATTTGGGAAAAAACATGCCGATTATGGCCAAGCATTATTAAATCTGGCAGTTTTATACAACAAAGTAGGTGAATATAACAAGGCAGAATCATTGTACTTAGAAACGAAATTAATTTATGAAGGATTGATGGATAAAGAAGATCCAAAATTATTAAAACTTCTTAATAATATTGGAAGATTGTATTTTGATTTATTTCAATATGACAAGGCTGAAATTTTCTATACTGAATTGAAAGTAATTTATGAGAAAGCACATATCAGGGACAGCATCGAATATGCTACCTACCTGGATAATCATGCAATTTTATACTTTATGCTTGGTCATTATGATAAGGCAGAAACTTTCTACCTTAAATCTATTAATATAACTGAAAATATTTTAGGGAAGTATAATCCAAATTATCTTTCATGTCAAAATAATCTAGCCATATTATACCAAACTATTGGCCAATATTCAAAGGCAGAATACCATTATATTGAATCCAAGGAAATTCGCGAAAAAGTTTTTGGCAATAAGCATTTTGAATATGCTGCAAGTCTGAACAATATGTCAAGTTTTTATTGTGAAATTGGCAAATATGATAAAGCAGAACTACTCTGCTTAGAAGCCAAATCAATCATAGAAATATCACTCGGTAGTGATCATCCTGAATATGCAAATGTTTTAAGCAGTCTTGCAAACTTGTATATGAATATTGGTAAATATGACAAAGTTGAAGGTCTATTGTTAGAAGCCAAAGAGATATATGAAAAGTCACTTGGAAGGAATCACGACTCTTATTTAAGGTGCTTGTGGAATCTTGGAAAATTTTATGGATTACAATGTAAGTTCTCCGTTTTAGACCATTTATTTACAGAATTAGGCACCCTCTATCAGGCAAGAATGACCAAGATGGTGTCATTCCTTTCAGAAATTGAGTTGAATAAGGTTAGTACAGATTTTAGAATCATTAATGATAATTTGAATTCATTACTGCGTGCAAAAATGACTGTGGAAGATTTAAGTCAGGGAAGTATGCTTGATGACCTGGCATATGACTACACTCTATTTAGTAAAGGATTTCTCTTGAACGCAGCCATGCGATTAAATAATCTTTCAAATACTTCTGTGGAATGCACTGAGGGAAGACTTCAACTTAAGAATTGTTTAAGACTCTTAAATGCAGAATATTCAAAACCCATTTTTGAAAGAAAAGGTGTATTAGAACTAGAAGAACAGTCCAACAATTTAGAAAAAAAACTGATTAATAATGTATCTGGATATGGGGAAATATTTAGGCAAGTAAAATGGCAGGAAGTTCAATCTGTTTTAAAGTGGAATGAAATATCAATTTAG
- a CDS encoding CHAT domain-containing protein, which yields MDYVAEVYRPSQGYESDFSLHNAKSLYELIWQPLEPYLKGVRRIYYSPSGLLHRINQNAIAINDQTLLSDKYELIQLGSTRQLVLNGDGKNSQILDACIFGGINFEMDTTSSIEENNRLNIDGIALRTELSFSDTDSTLRGGSWTYLKGSDQEADEINSIIRKASIRSHLFKGHEASEQAFKKLGDFENESPKIIHISTHGYFFPDPGYVVSSNIVEASDGETSNPDKKARAKVALIKPILIHGIEEPGFKRSEHPMLRSGLILAGGNHAWKTGKPFKPDAEDGILTAYEISQLNLKNTELVVLSACETGLGDIQGNEGVYGLQRAFKIAGVKNLIMSLWQVPDQQTSELMTSFL from the coding sequence ATGGATTATGTTGCAGAAGTATATCGCCCTAGCCAAGGTTATGAATCAGACTTTAGTTTACACAATGCAAAATCTCTTTATGAATTGATCTGGCAGCCTTTGGAACCCTACCTTAAAGGTGTGCGTAGAATTTATTATTCTCCAAGTGGATTGTTGCATCGAATCAATCAAAATGCAATTGCTATTAATGATCAAACTTTGCTTTCTGATAAATATGAATTGATTCAATTGGGCAGCACAAGACAATTGGTGTTAAACGGAGATGGAAAAAATTCGCAAATTCTTGATGCTTGTATATTCGGCGGCATAAATTTTGAAATGGATACCACTTCATCGATTGAAGAAAATAATCGGTTAAATATTGATGGGATTGCATTGAGAACTGAACTCAGTTTTTCTGATACAGATTCAACCTTGAGGGGGGGGAGCTGGACCTACCTCAAAGGATCTGATCAGGAAGCAGATGAAATCAACAGTATAATTCGTAAGGCAAGTATCCGCAGTCATCTCTTTAAGGGACATGAAGCATCTGAACAAGCCTTCAAAAAGCTCGGAGACTTTGAAAATGAATCACCAAAAATCATTCACATCTCCACTCATGGATATTTTTTTCCTGATCCAGGGTATGTGGTCTCCTCAAATATCGTAGAGGCAAGCGACGGTGAGACAAGTAATCCAGACAAGAAGGCCAGAGCAAAAGTGGCATTGATTAAACCAATCCTAATTCATGGAATAGAAGAACCTGGTTTTAAGAGGTCCGAGCATCCTATGTTACGATCCGGTCTTATTTTGGCAGGAGGTAATCATGCCTGGAAAACAGGTAAGCCTTTCAAACCTGATGCGGAGGATGGTATATTAACCGCTTATGAAATAAGCCAGTTAAATTTAAAAAATACAGAGTTGGTGGTGCTCTCTGCATGCGAGACAGGGCTTGGAGACATACAGGGTAATGAAGGAGTGTATGGACTTCAGAGGGCCTTTAAAATCGCAGGGGTTAAGAACCTGATCATGTCTTTATGGCAAGTGCCGGATCAACAAACCAGCGAACTCATGACTTCTTTTTTATAA
- a CDS encoding CHAT domain-containing protein has protein sequence MEAEKWYLLAKDIQERILGKHNADYANTLNNLGILYWSKGDFIKSEPFFIEALAIRELVYGKFNSEYAKSLNNLAQLYTNLGKYDKAELFHVECKSIRQKVFGLQHPDYIGTLINLSSLYRNIGDFEKCEPLLLEAKALWEKFWDKLHPTYSAILINLGLLYYDLGQYEKAEVLYLTAKSIFETKTMDFNNPFYFNCIINLATLYQNLGNYPEAEALYIMAKDIQFKLYGKNHQNYATNLNNLGTLYKDMGQFEKAESLLIEAKDIRESVLGKEHNDYLYSLVQLAFLYLKNNNNAKAEILLLEAKSKQEEILGTEHPDYIWSLKGLTDLYIEYGKYDLAFNLVQRIFELNQGFIFKVNNFLSEKEMSQFLNRSLQVQDLSLSYASETRSNLVGKTCFDISLFYKGIILNSTLKIKQLALSNPGSVENLNQLKFYHRLLSIEYSKPKSVQRNLVELEIKVNSLEKELNRSNSDYREILTPVNWKQVQNMLRMGETAIEFVHFKNLIGSQSNINTYAALVLLPGDSFPHFVPLFDEEKLNQFLSNSQSRRMDYVADLYNLSIQRGALPNEITNSLYELIWKPLGPYLKRVTKIYFSPSGLLHRINQNAIAIDDKTLLSDRYDLIQMGSTRQLVIDDRRKVPKVVNASIYGGINFDVGSMDIMPKVQYRDSNSFSLRSELSYSNTDSTLRGGAWTYLHGSDHEVIEINKIFNKAGIKSNFFEGKKATEETFKKLGEYNKESPQIIHISTHGYFFPDPEVSRQSSFISLQEEPVFKISEHPMLRSGLIMAGGNYAWKTGKPVYPDAEDGILTAYEISQLNLKNTELVVLSACETGLGDIQGNEGVYGLQRAFKIAGVRNLIMSLWQVPDQQTSELMTTFYRYWLIKKKSIRESLKLAQNDLRKQGLEPFYWAGFVLVE, from the coding sequence TTGGAAGCAGAAAAATGGTACTTATTAGCAAAGGATATTCAAGAAAGAATATTAGGTAAGCATAATGCTGATTATGCAAATACATTAAACAATCTAGGTATTTTATATTGGAGCAAAGGTGATTTTATCAAATCGGAACCATTCTTTATTGAAGCGCTAGCTATTAGAGAATTAGTTTATGGAAAATTTAATTCCGAATATGCTAAGAGTTTAAATAATTTAGCTCAACTATATACTAACTTAGGTAAATATGATAAAGCAGAATTATTTCACGTTGAATGTAAATCTATTAGACAAAAAGTCTTTGGGTTACAACATCCAGATTATATTGGGACTTTAATAAATTTGTCATCTTTATATAGAAATATTGGCGATTTTGAGAAATGTGAACCACTTTTGCTAGAAGCCAAGGCTTTATGGGAAAAGTTTTGGGATAAATTGCATCCAACTTATTCGGCAATTCTTATAAATCTAGGGCTATTGTATTATGATTTAGGACAATATGAAAAAGCAGAAGTTCTTTACTTGACTGCAAAATCTATTTTTGAAACTAAAACAATGGATTTTAATAATCCTTTTTATTTTAATTGTATTATCAATTTGGCGACTTTATATCAAAATTTGGGGAATTACCCAGAAGCTGAAGCTCTTTACATAATGGCAAAAGATATACAATTTAAGTTGTATGGAAAAAACCATCAAAATTATGCAACAAACTTGAACAATCTAGGTACCTTGTATAAAGACATGGGTCAATTTGAAAAAGCTGAAAGTTTATTGATAGAAGCAAAAGATATTCGTGAAAGTGTGTTAGGGAAAGAACACAATGATTATTTATATAGTCTAGTACAATTGGCATTTTTGTACTTAAAAAACAATAATAATGCGAAAGCGGAAATATTACTTCTTGAAGCTAAGTCAAAACAGGAAGAAATATTGGGAACAGAACATCCAGACTATATTTGGAGTTTAAAAGGTCTTACTGATTTATATATTGAATATGGTAAGTATGATTTAGCATTTAATCTAGTTCAAAGGATATTTGAGTTGAATCAAGGATTTATATTTAAGGTTAATAATTTTCTGTCTGAAAAGGAAATGAGTCAATTTTTAAATAGGAGTTTACAAGTTCAAGATCTAAGCCTTTCCTATGCGAGCGAAACAAGAAGTAATTTAGTAGGTAAAACTTGTTTTGATATTTCTCTTTTTTATAAGGGAATAATCCTTAATTCAACTTTAAAAATCAAGCAACTTGCGTTATCAAATCCTGGGTCTGTTGAAAATCTTAATCAACTTAAATTTTATCATCGGTTATTATCAATTGAATATTCTAAGCCTAAATCCGTACAAAGGAATCTAGTTGAATTGGAAATTAAAGTGAACAGTTTAGAAAAGGAGTTAAACAGGTCAAATTCAGACTACAGAGAAATTTTAACACCTGTTAACTGGAAGCAAGTACAAAACATGCTCCGCATGGGGGAAACAGCAATTGAGTTTGTGCATTTTAAAAATTTGATTGGAAGCCAATCCAATATTAATACGTATGCAGCCCTGGTATTGCTTCCGGGTGATTCATTTCCTCATTTCGTGCCTCTTTTTGATGAAGAGAAACTGAATCAATTCTTGTCGAATTCCCAATCAAGGAGAATGGATTATGTTGCTGATTTATACAATTTATCAATTCAACGGGGAGCATTACCCAATGAAATTACTAATTCCCTTTATGAGTTGATATGGAAACCATTAGGTCCATACCTTAAAAGAGTTACTAAAATATATTTTTCTCCAAGTGGATTATTGCATAGAATTAATCAAAATGCTATTGCTATAGATGATAAAACATTACTTTCTGACAGATATGATTTGATCCAAATGGGAAGTACCAGGCAGTTGGTAATTGATGATAGGCGAAAAGTCCCAAAAGTAGTTAATGCCAGTATTTATGGTGGAATCAACTTTGATGTTGGCTCCATGGATATAATGCCGAAAGTTCAATACAGGGACAGTAATAGCTTTTCGCTCAGATCTGAACTTAGTTATTCAAATACTGATTCCACTTTAAGAGGTGGAGCATGGACCTACCTCCATGGATCTGATCATGAAGTAATAGAGATTAATAAGATATTCAACAAGGCAGGTATTAAATCAAATTTTTTCGAGGGCAAAAAAGCGACTGAAGAAACTTTTAAAAAGCTTGGAGAGTACAACAAGGAGTCGCCTCAAATCATTCATATTTCTACACATGGGTATTTTTTTCCAGATCCAGAAGTTAGTCGTCAGTCATCATTTATAAGCCTTCAGGAAGAACCCGTTTTTAAAATATCCGAGCATCCTATGTTGCGATCCGGCCTTATTATGGCAGGTGGTAATTATGCCTGGAAAACTGGTAAGCCCGTATATCCTGATGCGGAGGATGGTATATTAACCGCTTATGAAATAAGCCAGTTAAATTTAAAAAATACAGAGTTGGTGGTGCTTTCTGCATGCGAGACCGGGCTTGGAGACATACAAGGTAATGAAGGAGTATATGGACTTCAAAGGGCTTTTAAAATCGCAGGGGTTAGGAACCTGATCATGTCTTTATGGCAAGTACCGGATCAACAGACAAGTGAACTCATGACTACCTTTTATAGGTATTGGTTAATTAAGAAAAAAAGTATTCGCGAATCCTTAAAGCTCGCTCAGAATGATTTACGAAAACAAGGCCTGGAACCTTTTTATTGGGCAGGATTTGTGTTAGTTGAATGA